Proteins encoded in a region of the Trichosurus vulpecula isolate mTriVul1 chromosome 9, mTriVul1.pri, whole genome shotgun sequence genome:
- the LOC118830795 gene encoding uncharacterized protein LOC118830795 isoform X3 has product MGRLDDHAKKRIVELRKAGLSFRKIKKVLELDNIRVTPQAVYLFLKRKNVKLSPLPSSNHPLPPRDQNTQRLALSRSGWKDEQLWDLLQESEVEPKESLESQPAGPRGEPGAGQSWEGKEGIRIVSVTSLRQDNGAHPKDTCFADTPQASANSKLPGPYRPVLVVVSNKEPKESLESQPAGPRGEPGAGQSWEGKEGIRIVSVTSLHQDGGAYPKDNCSFEAPQASGNSDAGIGLGAPGPVSQPASPHPLSRGHNSALIVKKKIVDRAIFLHKKAAVQSVQRGTGSSSLPLLVGVQSPGSSPGLLDLKDSSPHVQDMGTQTRLSWSSVQGLAEKLDAVQGAVQQVLQVLQVLMDQQSRLERQQEQQQLWQQQVLGTLQQLRGSAQSQGPGNGETQDLGSPGTLEVPDFHQFKMEPL; this is encoded by the exons ATGGGTCGCCTAGATGACCACGCCAAGAAACGAATTGTAGAGCTTCGGAAAGCGGGGCTGAGTTTTCGCAAAATCAAGAAGGTCCTAGAGCTTGACAATATCCGCGTCACCCCACAGGCTGTCTATCTCTTCTTGAAGCGAAAGAATGTGAAGCTCAGCCCCCTGCCCAGCAGCAACCATCCTCTCCCTCCCAGGGACCAGAACACCCAGCGGCTGGCACTCAGTCGGTCTGGCTGGAAGGATGAGCAGCTCTGGGATTTGTTGCAAGAGAGTGAGGTGGAGCCAAAGGAGTCCTTGGAAAGCCAGCCAGCTGGCCCCAGGGGAGAGCCTGGAGctg gtcagagctgggaaggcaaAGAGGGCATTAGGATTGTCAGTGTAACATCTCTTCGTCAGGATAATGGAGCCCACCCCAAAGATACTTGTTTCGCTGATACTCCCCAGGCATCTGCCAACAGTAAGCTTCCTGGGCCTTACAGACCTGTCTTAGTAGTTGTGTCTAACAAGGAGCCAAAGGAGTCCTTGGAAAGCCAGCCAGCTGGCCCCAGGGGAGAGCCTGGAGctggtcagagctgggaaggcaaAGAGGGCATCAGGATTGTCAGTGTAACATCTCTTCATCAGGATGGTGGAGCCTACCCCAAAGATAATTGTTCCTTTGAGGCTCCCCAGGCATCTGGCAACA GTGACGCTGGTATTGGGCTGGGGGCTCCTGGTCCAGTGAGTCAGCCTGCTTCCCCTCATCCACTGAGTCGGGGTCACAACTCTGCCCTCATTGTGAAGAAGAAGATTGTGGACAGAGCCATCTTcctccacaagaaa GCTGCTGTCCAGAGTGTGCAGAGGGGCACtggctcctcttctctcccccttttggTAGGAGTGCAGTCTCCTGGGTCCAGCCCTGGCCTTCTAGATCTGAAGGACTCCAGCCCACAT GTTCAGGACATGGGCACTCAGACCCGTCTGTCTTGGTCCAGTGTCCAGGGCCTGGCTGAGAAGCTGGATGCAGTGCAAGGGGCTGTGCAGCAGGTCCTGCAGGTGCTCCAAGTGCTGATGGATCAGCAGAGTCGGCTAGAAcggcagcaggagcagcagcagctctGGCAACAGCAGGTGCTGGGGACTCTGCAGCAGCTCAGGGGGTCTGCCCAGAGTCAGGGCCCTGGGAATGGGGAAACTCAGGACTTAGGGAGCCCTGGGACTCTTGAAGTACCTGATTTCCACCAATTTAAGATGGAACCTCTTTGA
- the LOC118830795 gene encoding uncharacterized protein LOC118830795 isoform X1, producing the protein MGRLDDHAKKRIVELRKAGLSFRKIKKVLELDNIRVTPQAVYLFLKRKNVKLSPLPSSNHPLPPRDQNTQRLALSRSGWKDEQLWDLLQESEVEPKESLESQPAGPRGEPGAGQSWEGKEGVRIVGVTSLRQDSGAHPKDTRSIEVPPTSANSKLPGPYRPVLVVVSNKEPKESLENQPAGPRGEPGAGQSWEGKEGIRIVSVTSLRQDNGAHPKDTCFADTPQASANSKLPGPYRPVLVVVSNKEPKESLESQPAGPRGEPGAGQSWEGKEGIRIVSVTSLHQDGGAYPKDNCSFEAPQASGNSDAGIGLGAPGPVSQPASPHPLSRGHNSALIVKKKIVDRAIFLHKKAAVQSVQRGTGSSSLPLLVGVQSPGSSPGLLDLKDSSPHVQDMGTQTRLSWSSVQGLAEKLDAVQGAVQQVLQVLQVLMDQQSRLERQQEQQQLWQQQVLGTLQQLRGSAQSQGPGNGETQDLGSPGTLEVPDFHQFKMEPL; encoded by the exons ATGGGTCGCCTAGATGACCACGCCAAGAAACGAATTGTAGAGCTTCGGAAAGCGGGGCTGAGTTTTCGCAAAATCAAGAAGGTCCTAGAGCTTGACAATATCCGCGTCACCCCACAGGCTGTCTATCTCTTCTTGAAGCGAAAGAATGTGAAGCTCAGCCCCCTGCCCAGCAGCAACCATCCTCTCCCTCCCAGGGACCAGAACACCCAGCGGCTGGCACTCAGTCGGTCTGGCTGGAAGGATGAGCAGCTCTGGGATTTGTTGCAAGAGAGTGAGGTGGAGCCAAAGGAGTCCTTGGAAAGCCAGCCAGCTGGCCCCAGGGGAGAGCCTGGAGctggtcagagctgggaaggcaaAGAGGGCGTTAGGATTGTTGGCGTGACATCTCTGCGTCAGGATAGTGGAGCCCACCCCAAAGATACTCGTTCCATTGAAGTTCCCCCTACATCTGCTAACAGTAAACTTCCTGGGCCTTACAGACCTGTCTTAGTGGTTGTGTCCAACAAGGAGCCAAAGGAGTCCTTGGAAAACCAGCCAGCTGGCCCCAGGGGAGAACCTGGAGctggtcagagctgggaaggcaaAGAGGGCATTAGGATTGTCAGTGTAACATCTCTTCGTCAGGATAATGGAGCCCACCCCAAAGATACTTGTTTCGCTGATACTCCCCAGGCATCTGCCAACAGTAAGCTTCCTGGGCCTTACAGACCTGTCTTAGTAGTTGTGTCTAACAAGGAGCCAAAGGAGTCCTTGGAAAGCCAGCCAGCTGGCCCCAGGGGAGAGCCTGGAGctggtcagagctgggaaggcaaAGAGGGCATCAGGATTGTCAGTGTAACATCTCTTCATCAGGATGGTGGAGCCTACCCCAAAGATAATTGTTCCTTTGAGGCTCCCCAGGCATCTGGCAACA GTGACGCTGGTATTGGGCTGGGGGCTCCTGGTCCAGTGAGTCAGCCTGCTTCCCCTCATCCACTGAGTCGGGGTCACAACTCTGCCCTCATTGTGAAGAAGAAGATTGTGGACAGAGCCATCTTcctccacaagaaa GCTGCTGTCCAGAGTGTGCAGAGGGGCACtggctcctcttctctcccccttttggTAGGAGTGCAGTCTCCTGGGTCCAGCCCTGGCCTTCTAGATCTGAAGGACTCCAGCCCACAT GTTCAGGACATGGGCACTCAGACCCGTCTGTCTTGGTCCAGTGTCCAGGGCCTGGCTGAGAAGCTGGATGCAGTGCAAGGGGCTGTGCAGCAGGTCCTGCAGGTGCTCCAAGTGCTGATGGATCAGCAGAGTCGGCTAGAAcggcagcaggagcagcagcagctctGGCAACAGCAGGTGCTGGGGACTCTGCAGCAGCTCAGGGGGTCTGCCCAGAGTCAGGGCCCTGGGAATGGGGAAACTCAGGACTTAGGGAGCCCTGGGACTCTTGAAGTACCTGATTTCCACCAATTTAAGATGGAACCTCTTTGA
- the LOC118830795 gene encoding uncharacterized protein LOC118830795 isoform X2 produces MGRLDDHAKKRIVELRKAGLSFRKIKKVLELDNIRVTPQAVYLFLKRKNVKLSPLPSSNHPLPPRDQNTQRLALSRSGWKDEQLWDLLQESEVEPKESLESQPAGPRGEPGAGQSWEGKEGVRIVGVTSLRQDSGAHPKDTRSIEVPPTSANSKLPGPYRPVLVVVSNKEPKESLENQPAGPRGEPGAGQSWEGKEGIRIVSVTSLRQDNGAHPKDTCFADTPQASANSDAGIGLGAPGPVSQPASPHPLSRGHNSALIVKKKIVDRAIFLHKKAAVQSVQRGTGSSSLPLLVGVQSPGSSPGLLDLKDSSPHVQDMGTQTRLSWSSVQGLAEKLDAVQGAVQQVLQVLQVLMDQQSRLERQQEQQQLWQQQVLGTLQQLRGSAQSQGPGNGETQDLGSPGTLEVPDFHQFKMEPL; encoded by the exons ATGGGTCGCCTAGATGACCACGCCAAGAAACGAATTGTAGAGCTTCGGAAAGCGGGGCTGAGTTTTCGCAAAATCAAGAAGGTCCTAGAGCTTGACAATATCCGCGTCACCCCACAGGCTGTCTATCTCTTCTTGAAGCGAAAGAATGTGAAGCTCAGCCCCCTGCCCAGCAGCAACCATCCTCTCCCTCCCAGGGACCAGAACACCCAGCGGCTGGCACTCAGTCGGTCTGGCTGGAAGGATGAGCAGCTCTGGGATTTGTTGCAAGAGAGTGAGGTGGAGCCAAAGGAGTCCTTGGAAAGCCAGCCAGCTGGCCCCAGGGGAGAGCCTGGAGctggtcagagctgggaaggcaaAGAGGGCGTTAGGATTGTTGGCGTGACATCTCTGCGTCAGGATAGTGGAGCCCACCCCAAAGATACTCGTTCCATTGAAGTTCCCCCTACATCTGCTAACAGTAAACTTCCTGGGCCTTACAGACCTGTCTTAGTGGTTGTGTCCAACAAGGAGCCAAAGGAGTCCTTGGAAAACCAGCCAGCTGGCCCCAGGGGAGAACCTGGAGctggtcagagctgggaaggcaaAGAGGGCATTAGGATTGTCAGTGTAACATCTCTTCGTCAGGATAATGGAGCCCACCCCAAAGATACTTGTTTCGCTGATACTCCCCAGGCATCTGCCAACA GTGACGCTGGTATTGGGCTGGGGGCTCCTGGTCCAGTGAGTCAGCCTGCTTCCCCTCATCCACTGAGTCGGGGTCACAACTCTGCCCTCATTGTGAAGAAGAAGATTGTGGACAGAGCCATCTTcctccacaagaaa GCTGCTGTCCAGAGTGTGCAGAGGGGCACtggctcctcttctctcccccttttggTAGGAGTGCAGTCTCCTGGGTCCAGCCCTGGCCTTCTAGATCTGAAGGACTCCAGCCCACAT GTTCAGGACATGGGCACTCAGACCCGTCTGTCTTGGTCCAGTGTCCAGGGCCTGGCTGAGAAGCTGGATGCAGTGCAAGGGGCTGTGCAGCAGGTCCTGCAGGTGCTCCAAGTGCTGATGGATCAGCAGAGTCGGCTAGAAcggcagcaggagcagcagcagctctGGCAACAGCAGGTGCTGGGGACTCTGCAGCAGCTCAGGGGGTCTGCCCAGAGTCAGGGCCCTGGGAATGGGGAAACTCAGGACTTAGGGAGCCCTGGGACTCTTGAAGTACCTGATTTCCACCAATTTAAGATGGAACCTCTTTGA